The Candidatus Binatia bacterium genome segment CTCAGCCCTGAAAGGGCGGCAAGCCATGAGCCCAGGGCAACGCCCTGGGCGACGGAGCAGGCGCGTGTTCATGGGCAGGAGGCGCGTCACGAACGCGCGCTGGCTGACGTCTTGCGTGCTGTCATCAGGGTCTCCGTGAGGTGCAGCGTCAGCCCGGCGACCTGCGGACGCACCTGCGCGAGCCAGCGCTCCGCGCGCGCCCGCTGCGTTTCGTCTGCGATCGTGAGCCATCGAATCCGCACCCACTCCTCGATCGCAGGCCAGGTGACCGAGAACGGCGCGCTCCGCCATTCCGGCCGCAGACCGACGCCAGCGCAGGCGGCAGCCGCGTGCGCTTCGTCATCCCCCGTGGCGCGCAATCCCGCTGCAAACAGCGCCTCCACCTCCTGCCACTCCTTCGAGGCGATGAACTGGCGCACTTGGTCGCGCCAGTGACTGGTCCCGGTGGTTGCGACCAACAGCCCGCCGGGCCGCAGGCTGCGCGCTGCCTCGGTCACGCAGCGCTCGAGGTCGGTCACCAGCAACAGCACGTGACTCATGAACACGAGGTCGAAGCTGCCTGGGCGGCACGGCAATGTCATGGCATCTGCCCGGACCAACGAGATCCGCCCGCCCACCCGTTGCTGCGCCGCGTGCAGCATTGCGGGCGAGAGATCGGCGCCCACCACCCGCGCGGCCGGAACCCGTGAAGCGAACTCGGCTGCGTACGCGCCGTTACCGCAGCCCAGGTCGAGCACGGCACGCGCATCCTCGATCTCAGCGGCGATAGCAGTGAGCACGGCCGCGCGCCGCGCCCGGAAGTACTCGCCATCGCCGTACACCTGTGCCAATCGATCGTAGTACGCCGCCACGACCTGCTCGCGATGCGGGTCGTTCATCACCTCGACCTTTGGCAGCTGCGGTTCAAGACGTCAACGCCGCCTTTACCGGAAGCCGACTTCTTTGCAGGGATGGCGAGGTGCGGCCTGACCCCAAATCGGGGCCTGCCGGATCAGTCGATGACCAGCGATCCTCGCCAAGGAAATGAAACGCGCGGGGTGGCCGCCTGAGATGTGAATCGCGTCTCCCACGTGGCACCCGGGGCGCGCATGCAGGGGGTGCCTCCTCGCAGACCGACCGCGACGTCATGGACTCCCCACGCGGGTCTCTATGAGCGCTATCGCCGGCGACCGAGGGCTCCGGCGCCGATGCTTCATGACAGTCTGAATTGAGTGCTCCCGCCTCCGGGAGTCTGCCGTGCGTCCGTAAGCCAGGAGGGAGGCGGTCCGGGCGCTCAGCATTTTGGTGTCAAAACCGTGCCGAAGCTCTCGCTTCGCGACGGTGGCGTACGGCATTTTGATCCGCCCGGCGTCTCGCCCGGCAGTGGCACGCGCCGCGCTTCTACTCGCGGCATGACACGTCATCGCTTCTCGCAGCTGCTCATCTGTTTTACGGTTCTCCACGTCGCCCACCCCGTGGCGGTGCGTGCCAACGCCGCCGTTTATACCGATGCCCTCGCCAATGGCTGGCAGGACTGGTCGTGGGGCGGCGTCACGCGCAACTTCGCCAACGCCGCTCCCGTCCACAGCGGCACCGCCTCGATCGCGGTGACCTACACCGGCAGCTGGAGCGGCTTGCAGCTCGGAGGTCCCTCGGCGCTCGACGTCAGCACGCTGGACACGTTCCGTTTCTACGTGCACGGCGGCAGCAGCGGCGCTCAGATTGTGCAAGTGCAGGTCGGCAACAGCACCACCGGGGTTGCGACCATTCTTGATTTCACGCCGGTGGCCGGGACATGGACGCAGGTCGATGTGCCCTTGGCGGCGCTCGGCGTATCCCGGCAGGTGAACTACGTCTACTGGTTCAACAATACCGCGGGCGCGCAGCCGACGTTTTATCTCGATGACGTGGCCTTCGTCGCCTCCGGCGTGCCGACACCGACCCCGGCGGCCCCGGGCGTGGGGCCTTCGCTCAACGTCGATGCGGCCGCCAATCG includes the following:
- a CDS encoding class I SAM-dependent methyltransferase, which gives rise to MNDPHREQVVAAYYDRLAQVYGDGEYFRARRAAVLTAIAAEIEDARAVLDLGCGNGAYAAEFASRVPAARVVGADLSPAMLHAAQQRVGGRISLVRADAMTLPCRPGSFDLVFMSHVLLLVTDLERCVTEAARSLRPGGLLVATTGTSHWRDQVRQFIASKEWQEVEALFAAGLRATGDDEAHAAAACAGVGLRPEWRSAPFSVTWPAIEEWVRIRWLTIADETQRARAERWLAQVRPQVAGLTLHLTETLMTARKTSASARS